The proteins below come from a single Brevundimonas sp. LM2 genomic window:
- a CDS encoding cellulase family glycosylhydrolase, with protein sequence MPPRPLTRRSALALSTAAALSPALPAVARAPRPGFVARDGMALTLDGRPYRFAGMNAWYLAWLGADADFGDRDRLGRELDRLQADGITNLRLAASAEHSPLRNSVRPAFRDASSDWNETLLIGLDQAMAEIGRRGMKAVLYLTNFWEWSGGMMTYLSWVNGGRYLDMNDPAHPWPAFPDFIADFYRSPEAVGLYHAWVRAMVTRVNTVTGIAYADDPTLMAWQLANEPRPAGGEAAALAVLPDFTAWVNGTARLIKTLDPNHLVSTGAEGLKGAVERPDLVLDTHRSPDIDYLTAHIWPGNWSWLNLDDMAGTDASARAQTADYIARHVGFARELNKPLVIEEFGYPRDGNRYDPAAPTTLRDRFYGEVQAAVLADARAGGPLVGSNIWAWNGEGRARNPDFRARAGESAWVGDPPHEPQGWYGVFDSDRSTRDLIRAHAAALAAV encoded by the coding sequence ATGCCACCCCGCCCCCTGACCCGCCGCAGCGCCCTCGCCCTGTCCACAGCCGCCGCCCTGTCCCCGGCCCTGCCCGCCGTGGCGCGCGCGCCGCGCCCCGGCTTCGTCGCCCGCGACGGCATGGCCCTGACGCTGGACGGACGGCCCTATCGGTTCGCCGGCATGAACGCCTGGTACCTCGCGTGGCTGGGGGCCGATGCGGACTTCGGCGATCGCGACCGGCTGGGGCGCGAGTTGGACCGGTTGCAGGCCGACGGCATCACCAATCTTCGCTTGGCCGCCTCGGCCGAGCATTCGCCGCTTCGGAATTCGGTCCGCCCCGCCTTCCGCGACGCCTCCAGCGACTGGAACGAGACCCTGCTGATCGGCCTCGACCAGGCCATGGCCGAGATCGGCCGGCGGGGCATGAAGGCGGTGCTGTACCTGACTAATTTCTGGGAGTGGTCGGGCGGAATGATGACCTATCTGTCCTGGGTCAACGGCGGCCGCTATCTGGACATGAACGACCCGGCCCATCCCTGGCCGGCCTTCCCCGACTTCATCGCCGACTTCTACCGCAGCCCGGAGGCGGTGGGCCTGTATCACGCCTGGGTCCGGGCCATGGTCACGCGCGTCAATACCGTGACCGGCATCGCCTATGCCGACGACCCCACCCTGATGGCCTGGCAGCTGGCCAATGAGCCGCGCCCGGCGGGGGGCGAGGCGGCGGCCCTGGCGGTCCTGCCGGACTTCACGGCCTGGGTGAACGGCACGGCGCGGCTGATCAAGACGCTGGACCCCAACCATCTGGTCTCCACCGGGGCCGAGGGGCTGAAGGGCGCGGTCGAACGGCCCGACCTCGTGCTGGACACCCACCGCTCGCCCGACATCGACTACCTGACCGCCCACATCTGGCCCGGCAACTGGAGCTGGCTCAACCTGGACGACATGGCCGGCACCGACGCCTCGGCCCGGGCCCAGACCGCCGACTACATCGCCCGACACGTCGGCTTCGCCCGCGAGCTGAACAAGCCGCTGGTGATCGAGGAGTTCGGCTATCCGCGCGACGGCAACCGCTATGACCCCGCCGCGCCGACCACCCTGCGCGATCGCTTCTATGGCGAGGTCCAGGCCGCGGTCCTCGCCGACGCCCGCGCCGGCGGGCCGTTGGTCGGGTCCAATATCTGGGCCTGGAACGGCGAGGGTCGCGCCCGAAATCCAGACTTCCGCGCCCGCGCCGGCGAGTCCGCCTGGGTCGGCGATCCCCCGCACGAGCCCCAGGGCTGGTACGGGGTCTTCGACAGCGATCGCTCGACCCGCGACCTGATCCGCGCCCATGCCGCCGCCCTTGCGGCGGTCTGA
- a CDS encoding type II toxin-antitoxin system RelE/ParE family toxin yields MRVILSRRANLDLLGHLDWLSRRSPAAARRTAGDIAAALRLLTQFPHAGSASSMEEREWIIRSGQDGYVAVYRVEANRIVIGRLFHSKQDRTAG; encoded by the coding sequence ATGAGGGTCATCCTCAGCCGGCGAGCGAACCTTGACCTGCTTGGTCATCTCGACTGGCTGTCACGACGGTCCCCTGCTGCGGCTCGGCGAACCGCAGGTGACATCGCCGCGGCCCTGCGGCTTCTCACACAGTTTCCTCACGCTGGCAGCGCTTCGAGCATGGAAGAACGGGAGTGGATCATCCGCTCGGGCCAAGACGGGTACGTGGCGGTCTATCGCGTCGAAGCCAACCGGATCGTCATCGGCCGACTCTTCCACTCCAAACAGGACCGCACGGCCGGTTAA
- a CDS encoding ribbon-helix-helix domain-containing protein, translating to MLKKRSVTLAGHATSVALEPEFWAVLDRIAEARGLSHAGLLVWVDQTRGRRPLASACRLLALEHAAAESIVRQA from the coding sequence ATGCTGAAAAAGAGGTCCGTCACGCTCGCGGGCCACGCCACCTCGGTCGCCCTGGAGCCCGAGTTCTGGGCCGTGCTGGACCGTATCGCCGAGGCGCGGGGTCTCAGCCACGCCGGCCTGCTGGTCTGGGTCGACCAGACGCGCGGTCGCCGGCCGCTGGCCTCCGCCTGCCGCCTGCTGGCCCTCGAACACGCGGCCGCAGAATCCATCGTTCGCCAAGCGTGA
- a CDS encoding SIMPL domain-containing protein, whose translation MQIDRSLLPPAIFGGLIAIGLIGAGLAIGGGVINAQVGNRQVNVRGVAEKNVVADLAVLTLRFTTSGDDLDTLKAKIDGDLVKVRGFLAAQGYPEAAITVGRLEVTDLKAQAYQPQPDLPKYSVGQGVTVRTNDVGRVARTDRALDQLVRQDVLLDFTAPTYVFTRLNEVRPAMIAEATASARSGAEQFAQDSGAPLGPIRQATQGSFEILAREDIDSEPTSLNKRVRVVATVTYQLK comes from the coding sequence ATGCAGATCGATCGCAGCCTGTTACCGCCCGCCATCTTCGGCGGCCTGATCGCCATCGGCTTGATCGGCGCGGGCCTGGCTATCGGCGGCGGCGTGATCAACGCCCAGGTCGGCAATCGCCAGGTCAACGTGCGCGGCGTCGCCGAAAAGAACGTGGTCGCCGACCTCGCCGTCCTGACCCTGCGCTTCACCACCTCCGGCGACGATCTGGATACGCTCAAGGCGAAGATCGACGGCGATCTGGTCAAGGTTCGCGGCTTCCTGGCGGCCCAGGGCTATCCGGAGGCCGCGATCACCGTGGGGCGTCTGGAGGTGACGGACCTGAAGGCCCAGGCCTATCAGCCCCAGCCCGACCTGCCGAAATACAGCGTCGGCCAGGGCGTGACCGTGCGGACGAACGACGTCGGCCGGGTGGCCCGGACCGACCGCGCGCTGGATCAACTCGTGCGTCAGGACGTGCTGCTGGACTTCACCGCCCCGACCTATGTCTTCACGCGGCTGAACGAGGTCCGTCCGGCCATGATCGCGGAGGCCACCGCCTCGGCGCGGAGCGGCGCCGAGCAATTCGCTCAGGATTCGGGCGCGCCGCTGGGCCCCATCCGTCAGGCGACCCAGGGCTCCTTCGAGATCCTTGCGCGGGAGGATATCGACAGCGAGCCGACCTCGCTGAACAAGCGGGTCAGGGTGGTCGCCACCGTCACCTACCAGCTGAAATAG
- a CDS encoding UvrD-helicase domain-containing protein: MPRPHILTDAAVPVPRISDLARSRGPGGVAHEAPDYLSGLNAEQREAVEATEGPVLVLAGAGTGKTRVLTTRLAHILATGRAKPWELLVVTFTNKAAREMRERITHLIGPSAEGLRWLGTFHSVAAQILRRHPELVGLKSSFTILDTDDQERLLKQLLEAANIDTKRWTPRSLSGLIDHWKNRGWTPEKLPPGEDFANGKGQSLYAAYQSRLATLNACDFGDLLLHNLTILSKHADIAEEYRKRFRYILVDEYQDTNVAQYLWLRLLTASTGNVCCVGDDDQSIYGWRGAEVDNILRFEKDFPGAKIVKLERNYRSTSHILGAASGLIAANRDRLGKTLWTEDQTGDKVRVRGVWDGEAESRLIADEIETAKRDGMKYKDMAVLVRASFQMRAFEERFVLLAIPYTVIGGPRFFERAEIRDAHAYLRLIQSEDDDLAFERIVNVPKRGIGDTSVQKILQIARHDGVSAMTAVRDLITSDELQARTRTALSTFVRDLDRWRALASDTRHWLLTETVLEESGYVDMHKADRATGPARLDNLKELTQAMQSFETLGAYLEHVSLVMDLDRGPSSDAVQIMTLHGAKGLEFPLVFLPGWEEGVFPSQRSIDEKGEKGLEEERRLAYVGVTRAKQDARISFAANRLVYGRWTSQLPSRFVDELPIAHVEAESDTGYYGASGGMKEAKSRWDDAPSFGAGYTSPGWQRAQAVTASRAPAGRPARKALIEGEGRLIATADPKSGSGFVKGDRVFHQKFGYGSVRVIEGNKLTVAFEKAGEKKVIDTFVEKAA; encoded by the coding sequence ATCCCGAGACCCCATATTTTGACCGACGCCGCTGTTCCCGTTCCCCGCATCTCCGATCTCGCCCGCTCGCGGGGGCCCGGCGGTGTCGCGCATGAGGCCCCGGACTATCTGTCGGGCCTGAACGCCGAGCAGCGTGAGGCCGTGGAGGCGACCGAGGGGCCGGTCCTGGTCCTGGCCGGGGCCGGCACGGGCAAGACCCGGGTGCTGACCACCCGCCTCGCCCACATCCTGGCGACCGGGCGGGCCAAGCCGTGGGAACTGCTGGTCGTCACCTTCACCAACAAGGCCGCGCGCGAGATGCGCGAGCGGATCACCCACCTGATCGGCCCCTCGGCCGAAGGTCTGCGCTGGCTTGGCACCTTCCACAGCGTCGCCGCCCAGATCCTGCGTCGCCACCCGGAACTGGTCGGGCTGAAGTCCAGCTTCACCATCCTGGACACCGACGACCAGGAGCGGCTGCTGAAACAGCTGCTGGAGGCCGCCAATATCGACACCAAGCGCTGGACGCCGCGGTCGCTGTCCGGCCTGATCGACCACTGGAAGAACCGCGGCTGGACGCCCGAGAAGCTGCCGCCGGGCGAGGATTTCGCCAACGGCAAGGGCCAGAGCCTCTACGCCGCCTATCAGTCCCGCTTGGCCACGCTGAACGCCTGCGACTTCGGCGACCTGCTGCTGCACAACCTGACGATCCTGTCGAAACACGCGGACATCGCCGAGGAGTATCGCAAGCGGTTCCGCTACATCCTGGTCGACGAATATCAGGACACCAACGTCGCCCAGTATCTGTGGCTGCGGCTGCTGACGGCCTCGACCGGCAATGTCTGCTGCGTCGGTGACGACGATCAATCGATCTACGGCTGGCGCGGCGCCGAGGTCGACAACATCCTGCGCTTCGAGAAGGACTTTCCCGGGGCCAAGATCGTCAAGCTGGAGCGCAACTACCGCTCGACCAGCCATATCCTCGGGGCCGCTTCGGGCCTGATCGCCGCCAACCGCGACCGCCTCGGCAAGACCCTGTGGACCGAGGACCAGACGGGCGACAAGGTCCGGGTGCGCGGGGTCTGGGACGGCGAGGCCGAGAGCCGACTGATCGCCGACGAGATCGAGACCGCCAAGCGCGACGGCATGAAATACAAGGACATGGCGGTCCTGGTTCGCGCGTCGTTCCAGATGCGCGCGTTCGAGGAGCGGTTCGTCCTCCTGGCCATCCCCTACACCGTGATCGGCGGTCCCCGCTTCTTCGAACGCGCCGAGATCCGCGACGCCCACGCCTATCTGCGCCTGATCCAGTCCGAGGACGACGACCTGGCCTTCGAGCGGATCGTCAACGTGCCCAAGCGCGGCATCGGCGACACCAGCGTGCAGAAGATCCTGCAGATCGCGCGCCACGACGGCGTCTCGGCCATGACCGCCGTGCGCGACCTGATCACCTCGGACGAGCTCCAGGCCCGCACCCGCACGGCCCTGTCGACCTTCGTCCGCGATCTCGACCGCTGGCGCGCCCTGGCGTCCGACACACGCCACTGGCTGCTGACCGAGACCGTGCTGGAGGAAAGCGGCTATGTCGACATGCACAAGGCCGACCGCGCGACCGGCCCGGCCCGCCTCGACAACCTGAAGGAACTGACCCAGGCGATGCAGTCGTTCGAGACGCTGGGGGCCTATCTCGAACACGTCTCCCTGGTCATGGACCTCGATCGCGGCCCGTCGTCGGACGCGGTCCAGATCATGACCCTGCACGGAGCCAAGGGGCTGGAGTTCCCGCTGGTCTTTCTGCCCGGCTGGGAGGAAGGCGTCTTCCCCAGCCAGCGCAGCATCGACGAGAAGGGCGAGAAGGGCCTCGAGGAGGAACGCCGCCTGGCCTATGTCGGCGTCACCCGCGCCAAACAGGACGCGCGGATCTCGTTCGCCGCCAACCGCCTGGTCTACGGCCGCTGGACCAGCCAGCTGCCCAGCCGCTTCGTCGACGAACTGCCCATCGCCCACGTCGAGGCCGAGAGCGACACCGGCTACTACGGCGCCTCCGGCGGCATGAAGGAGGCCAAGTCCCGCTGGGACGACGCCCCGTCCTTCGGGGCCGGCTACACCTCCCCCGGCTGGCAGCGCGCCCAGGCCGTCACCGCCTCCCGCGCCCCGGCGGGCCGCCCCGCCCGCAAGGCCCTGATCGAGGGCGAAGGCCGCCTGATCGCCACCGCCGACCCCAAGTCCGGCTCCGGCTTCGTCAAGGGCGACCGCGTCTTCCACCAGAAATTCGGTTACGGCAGCGTGCGCGTGATCGAGGGAAACAAGCTGACCGTGGCGTTCGAGAAGGCCGGCGAGAAGAAGGTCATCGATACCTTCGTGGAGAAGGCGGCGTGA